A region from the Coffea eugenioides isolate CCC68of chromosome 9, Ceug_1.0, whole genome shotgun sequence genome encodes:
- the LOC113783732 gene encoding zinc finger protein ZAT11-like, translating to MGMNMMNVGTKRAREPDQFDSITTMANCLMLLSRAGEFEALNIFHHNNSSDNSHNPSRVFECKTCNRQFPSFQALGGHRASHKKPKLGADLSLQSQVQTSPPKPKTHECSICGQEFAVGQALGGHMRRHRAAMNEEIGYHQSPVSSLSSGQQHQSPVSSLSSGQHEPVVQKSNTSSGRVCCLDLNLTPLENDLEFRLGKVVAPPVDCFLQGC from the coding sequence ATGGGAATGAATATGATGAATGTAGGAACCAAAAGAGCCAGGGAACCGGATCAGTTCGACAGCATAACCACCATGGCGAATTGCTTGATGCTGTTGTCTCGAGCAGGAGAGTTTGAAGCATTAAACATCTTCCATCATAACAACAGCAGCGACAATAGCCACAACCCTAGTCGGGTTTTCGAGTGCAAGACTTGTAACAGGCAGTTTCCATCGTTTCAAGCGCTGGGAGGCCATAGGGCGAGTCATAAAAAGCCAAAGCTCGGAGCAGATCTAAGCTTGCAATCCCAGGTGCAGACGTCTCCGCCTAAGCCTAAAACGCACGAGTGCTCAATCTGCGGGCAGGAATTCGCGGTAGGTCAGGCGCTAGGCGGGCACATGAGGAGGCACAGAGCTGCAATGAATGAAGAAATCGGATACCATCAATCTCCTGTGTCATCACTTTCATCTGGCCAACAGCATCAGTCTCCTGTATCATCACTTTCATCCGGCCAGCATGAACCGGTTGTGCAGAAGTCAAATACTAGTAGCGGACGGGTTTGCTGTTTGGACTTGAACTTGACGCCGTTAGaaaatgatttggagtttcGGCTTGGCAAGGTTGTGGCTCCGCCTGTTGATTGCTTTTTGCAA